The following coding sequences lie in one Miscanthus floridulus cultivar M001 chromosome 9, ASM1932011v1, whole genome shotgun sequence genomic window:
- the LOC136479226 gene encoding clathrin heavy chain 1-like, with protein sequence MVRQKAREPKVDGELIFAYAKIDRLSDIEEFILMPNVGDRLYDEELYEATKIIYAFISNWAKLAVTLVKRKQFQGAVDAARKATVPKHGRRSALLVLTLRRSQIIVRISEYYQNRGCFSELIALVESGLGLERAHMGTFTELGVLYARYRSEKLMEHIKLFSTRRNIPKLIRACDEQQHWKELTYLYIQYDEFDNAATTIMNHSPDAYDHMKFKDVCIKVANVELYYKAVHFYLQEHPDLINDMLNVLAVRLDHTRVVDIMRKVSSVSIPSQISDYRPIE encoded by the exons ATGGTAAGGCAAAAGGCACGGGAACCCAAAGTCGATGGAGAACTCATCTTTGCATATGCTAAGATTGACAGGCTCAGTGACATTGAGGAATTCATTCTTATGCCAAATGTTGGTGACCGTCTGTATGATGAAGAACTATATGAGGCTACAAAGATCATCTATGCTTTCATCTCGAACTGGGCTAAGCTGGCTGTTACCCTGGTTAAGCGGAAGCAGTTCCAAGGTGCTGTGGATGCTGCTCGCAAGGCAACAGTGCCAAAACATGGAAGGAGGTCTGCTTTGCTTGTGTTGACGCTGAGGAGGTCTCAAATTATTGTTAG AATCAGTGAATACTACCAGAATAGAGGATGCTTCAGTGAACTTATTGCTCTCGTGGagagtggtcttggacttgaacGTGCACACATGGGCACCTTCACAGAATTGGGAGTTCTATATGCTAGATACCGCTCTGAGAAGCTTATGGAGCACATCAAACTTTTCTCCACCCGTCGCAATATTCCTAAGCTTATCCGGGCTTGTGATGAACAGCAGCACTGGAAAGAACTCACCTACCTGTACATACAGTACGATGAATTTGACAATGCTGCCACCACTATTATGAACCACTCTCCAGATGCATATGATCATATGAAGTTCAAGGATGTCtgcattaaagttgcaaatgttgAGCTATATTACAAGGCAGTTCACTTCTATTTGCAAGAGCATCCGGATCTCATCAATGATATGCTAAATGTGCTTGCAGTTCGGTTAGATCATACCAGAGTTGTAGACATAATGCGCAAGGTTAGCTCTGTTTCAATTCCATCCCAAATTTCTGATTATAGGCCCAttgagtag